A region from the Caldicellulosiruptoraceae bacterium PP1 genome encodes:
- a CDS encoding sugar ABC transporter ATP-binding protein, giving the protein MLLALKGISKSFNNNPVLKDISLEFKSGTIHALLGENGAGKSTLCNIIGGVLKPDNGEIFIEDKKVHINSPIDALKNGISYIHQDFMLIDQLNIMENIFLGRLFKKGVFIDKKRLYDETKKLLDDIGLDLSGKEQVANLSTAYKQMIEITKALSINSKIILMDEPTSALTDVEIEKLFNIMRKLKDKGILILYISHKLNEVLSICDSYTVLREGKVVKSGDIKSTSKEEIARMMVGQEIKEMFNISKSNMTDEIILEVKNLPLKKYRTSISFYLKKGEILGFTGLAGDGRDELFETLYGLNKEKRKEILINGTFKNLKSPKDAINNGIAYLPRDRKDNAIFPVMKVRDNITISALKKYSKFGIIQKTKENKNIKEIIDRLKIRTLSQNVEIKTLSGGNQQKAMIGRLLETNCKILVFNNPTQGVDILTKKEIYSLINDLANQGKSIIVLSGELPEIYGLCDRYYILYKGEIVGEFKKNEITQDQTMEYMIGLKKDNSSRQREAYKL; this is encoded by the coding sequence ATGCTTTTAGCTTTAAAAGGTATTTCAAAATCATTTAATAATAATCCAGTATTAAAAGATATTAGCTTAGAATTTAAAAGTGGAACAATTCATGCTCTTTTAGGCGAAAATGGTGCTGGGAAAAGCACACTTTGCAATATTATTGGTGGAGTATTAAAGCCTGATAATGGAGAAATATTTATAGAAGATAAAAAAGTTCACATAAATTCCCCAATTGATGCTTTGAAAAATGGTATAAGCTATATACATCAGGATTTTATGTTAATTGACCAACTAAACATTATGGAAAATATTTTTCTCGGAAGATTATTCAAAAAAGGGGTTTTCATAGATAAGAAAAGGCTTTATGATGAAACAAAAAAACTTTTAGATGATATTGGATTAGATTTAAGTGGAAAAGAGCAAGTTGCAAATTTGTCAACAGCATATAAGCAGATGATTGAAATAACTAAGGCACTTTCAATAAATTCAAAGATTATTTTAATGGATGAGCCAACATCAGCTCTTACTGATGTTGAAATTGAAAAATTGTTCAATATTATGAGAAAACTTAAAGATAAAGGGATTTTGATACTATATATATCTCATAAGCTTAATGAAGTACTTTCGATTTGTGATTCTTATACTGTATTAAGAGAAGGTAAAGTTGTAAAGAGTGGGGATATTAAAAGCACATCGAAAGAAGAAATTGCTCGTATGATGGTAGGTCAAGAGATAAAAGAAATGTTTAATATTTCAAAAAGCAATATGACAGATGAAATTATTTTAGAAGTTAAAAATTTACCTTTAAAAAAATACAGAACAAGTATTAGTTTTTATCTTAAAAAAGGAGAGATACTTGGGTTTACCGGATTAGCTGGAGATGGTAGAGATGAACTTTTTGAAACACTTTACGGTTTGAACAAAGAAAAGAGAAAAGAAATTCTTATAAATGGGACTTTCAAAAACCTTAAGTCTCCTAAAGATGCAATAAACAATGGTATAGCCTATCTACCAAGGGATAGAAAGGATAATGCGATATTTCCTGTTATGAAGGTTAGGGATAATATTACTATTTCAGCACTTAAAAAATATAGTAAGTTTGGAATAATTCAAAAAACAAAAGAAAACAAAAACATTAAGGAAATAATAGATAGATTAAAAATAAGGACATTATCACAAAACGTTGAGATAAAAACTTTAAGTGGTGGTAATCAACAAAAAGCAATGATTGGTCGATTATTAGAAACTAATTGTAAAATTTTAGTTTTTAATAACCCAACACAAGGTGTTGATATATTAACTAAAAAAGAAATTTATAGTCTTATAAATGACTTAGCAAACCAAGGGAAAAGCATAATTGTTCTTTCTGGTGAACTACCAGAAATTTATGGATTATGTGATAGATATTATATTTTATACAAGGGAGAGATAGTAGGGGAATTCAAGAAGAATGAAATTACTCAAGATCAAACAATGGAATACATGATTGGGCTAAAAAAAGATAACAGTAGTAGACAAAGGGAGGCTTACAAATTATGA
- a CDS encoding LacI family DNA-binding transcriptional regulator, protein MSSNSDNSKTIKMKDVAKLANVSPSTVSRVLSNSPFVKDETKNRVLQAIEILKYRPNRLGRNLRKLASKMIMVVFPDITNPFFANIIQGVEDIARQKGYYVLLGDTRNDINIEKEFLELGKEKLVDGILLATARVPKEDILNASLHVPLVLACEYIKENNISTVSIDNIKAAFAGTKHLIDLGHRRIAFINGPKKIILSQDRLEGFIKACKEHKIPINNGFIINGDFSIESGYQIMNNLLEMNKKPTAVFSANDQMAVGAIKAIKDKGLKVPDHIAIVGFDDIPLSTVIEPQLTTISQPKYEIGKQAMQLLIEKIEEKNYKNKQIILPHNLIIRKSCGFANFY, encoded by the coding sequence ATGAGTAGTAATTCAGACAATTCAAAAACAATAAAAATGAAGGATGTAGCCAAACTTGCTAATGTATCACCTTCAACTGTATCAAGAGTGCTGTCAAATAGCCCGTTTGTGAAAGATGAAACAAAAAATAGAGTTTTACAAGCAATAGAAATTCTTAAATACAGGCCAAACAGATTAGGAAGAAATTTAAGAAAATTAGCTTCTAAAATGATAATGGTAGTTTTTCCTGACATTACAAATCCATTTTTCGCAAACATTATTCAAGGTGTAGAGGATATAGCACGGCAAAAAGGCTATTATGTTCTTTTAGGAGATACCAGAAATGATATTAATATTGAAAAAGAATTTTTAGAACTTGGGAAAGAAAAGCTGGTTGATGGAATTCTACTTGCAACTGCACGGGTTCCTAAAGAGGATATTCTAAATGCAAGTCTTCATGTTCCATTGGTCTTAGCATGTGAATACATTAAGGAAAATAACATTTCAACAGTGTCTATTGATAATATAAAAGCTGCATTTGCTGGAACAAAACACTTAATTGATTTAGGACATCGTAGAATTGCATTTATAAATGGACCTAAAAAAATTATACTTAGCCAAGATAGATTGGAAGGCTTTATTAAAGCATGTAAAGAACACAAAATACCAATAAATAATGGCTTCATAATAAATGGGGATTTTAGTATTGAATCTGGTTATCAGATTATGAATAACTTGTTAGAAATGAATAAAAAACCAACTGCTGTTTTCTCAGCAAATGACCAAATGGCAGTTGGAGCTATTAAGGCTATTAAAGATAAAGGACTAAAAGTGCCAGACCATATAGCTATTGTTGGTTTTGATGATATACCTTTAAGCACAGTGATTGAACCACAGCTTACAACAATATCACAACCTAAGTATGAAATTGGTAAGCAAGCTATGCAATTATTGATAGAAAAGATCGAAGAAAAAAACTATAAAAATAAACAAATAATTCTACCCCATAATCTTATTATTAGAAAATCATGTGGATTTGCTAATTTTTATTAG
- a CDS encoding beta-galactosidase yields the protein MEEMINFSEISLENCLKVQETSNYLTINFYDPNGFLYFDVSKKEIEKYKYFIVDVENQENFSVGITFDFCENENNNKNNILRILIGILPKLKTRICIPFEVLNGQTLFLDRTPGRLKAVVQGHKIDISKLAIIKIGIIKAFKNVNVKIYNPILTDIQPEYPLPDIKYVDEFGQLTFKDWTDKTKSEEELKTFLLSELEKSSEIKSFQNNNLSGYGGWKNRKFHATGFFRTEFDGNRWWLVDPEGYAFISIGLDCVNPGEHARVTWMEKLYSKLPEKEGIINDAWDIYNENGIEDKYFSFGIYNLIKIFGQNWWESWAKITKSRMYIWGFNTIGNWTDLKFIKYAKMPYVLPLENFPTTKKTIFRDFPDVFSNEYKENSEAFATQLKQFEDDKYMIGYFLTNEPHWAFVDNLNIAQEMLECDFELASKDAFIDFISKKYNNDIKLFNKSWNLSLNNFAELKKPIKKASRLSQNSKNDLEEFSKLMVEMFCKVPSEETKKVDPNHLNLGMRFAWISSDALYAGSKYFDVFSINCYQMDPYEDIDKISKNVNKPILIGEFHFGALDRGLLATGLRAVKTQEDRGKAYQIYMESGVSHKNFVGAHYFILNDQAVLGRFDGENYQIGIVDVCHKPYKEFADFIVKTNYGLYEVAAGRRNKSNQYPIEIPRVAF from the coding sequence ATGGAGGAAATGATTAATTTTAGTGAAATTAGCCTTGAAAATTGTTTAAAAGTTCAAGAGACAAGCAACTACTTAACAATTAATTTTTATGACCCAAATGGTTTTTTATATTTTGATGTAAGTAAAAAAGAAATTGAAAAATACAAATATTTTATAGTTGATGTAGAAAATCAAGAAAATTTTTCAGTAGGAATAACATTTGATTTTTGCGAAAATGAAAATAATAACAAAAATAATATATTAAGAATATTAATAGGGATATTACCAAAGTTAAAAACAAGAATATGTATACCGTTTGAGGTATTAAATGGACAAACTCTTTTTTTAGATAGAACTCCAGGAAGACTAAAAGCTGTTGTTCAAGGGCATAAAATTGATATTAGTAAATTAGCTATTATCAAAATAGGCATAATTAAAGCTTTTAAAAATGTTAATGTAAAGATATATAATCCAATTCTTACAGATATACAACCTGAATATCCATTACCAGATATTAAATATGTTGATGAATTTGGGCAATTAACCTTTAAAGATTGGACAGATAAAACAAAGTCTGAGGAAGAATTAAAGACATTTCTTTTATCAGAATTAGAAAAATCAAGTGAAATTAAATCATTTCAAAATAATAATTTAAGTGGATATGGTGGCTGGAAAAATAGAAAATTTCATGCAACAGGTTTTTTTAGGACTGAATTTGATGGTAATAGATGGTGGTTAGTTGATCCTGAAGGGTATGCATTTATAAGTATTGGACTTGATTGTGTAAACCCTGGTGAACATGCAAGAGTAACTTGGATGGAGAAATTATATTCAAAATTGCCAGAGAAGGAAGGCATAATAAATGATGCATGGGATATTTATAATGAGAATGGTATAGAAGATAAATATTTTAGTTTTGGAATATATAATTTGATTAAGATTTTCGGACAAAACTGGTGGGAAAGTTGGGCAAAGATAACAAAATCACGTATGTATATCTGGGGCTTTAATACAATTGGAAATTGGACAGATCTTAAATTTATAAAGTATGCAAAAATGCCCTATGTCCTACCTCTTGAAAATTTTCCAACAACAAAAAAGACTATCTTTCGTGATTTCCCTGATGTTTTTTCTAATGAGTATAAAGAAAACTCTGAAGCATTTGCAACTCAACTTAAACAGTTTGAAGATGATAAATATATGATTGGATACTTTTTAACCAATGAACCTCATTGGGCATTTGTGGATAATCTTAATATTGCTCAAGAGATGTTGGAATGTGATTTTGAATTAGCTTCAAAAGATGCATTTATTGATTTTATTTCTAAAAAATATAATAATGATATCAAATTGTTTAATAAAAGTTGGAACTTATCGTTAAATAATTTTGCTGAACTTAAAAAACCTATCAAAAAAGCATCAAGGTTATCACAAAATTCCAAAAATGATCTTGAAGAATTCAGCAAGTTGATGGTTGAGATGTTTTGTAAAGTTCCTTCAGAAGAAACAAAGAAGGTTGACCCTAATCATTTGAATCTTGGTATGAGATTTGCATGGATATCTAGTGATGCGTTATATGCAGGTAGCAAATACTTTGATGTATTTTCTATAAACTGCTATCAAATGGATCCATATGAGGATATAGATAAAATAAGTAAGAATGTTAATAAACCTATTTTGATAGGTGAATTTCATTTTGGAGCATTAGATAGAGGGCTTTTGGCAACAGGACTAAGAGCAGTAAAAACTCAAGAGGATAGAGGTAAGGCTTATCAGATCTATATGGAAAGTGGAGTTAGCCACAAAAACTTTGTTGGTGCGCATTATTTTATACTAAATGATCAAGCTGTATTAGGTAGGTTTGATGGCGAAAATTATCAGATTGGTATAGTTGACGTATGTCATAAGCCGTATAAAGAATTTGCTGATTTTATTGTAAAAACCAATTATGGTCTTTATGAAGTGGCAGCAGGACGTAGAAATAAAAGTAATCAATATCCTATTGAGATTCCAAGAGTGGCCTTTTAA
- a CDS encoding glycerophosphodiester phosphodiesterase family protein produces the protein MKKDLNWLLDKPIAHRGLHNNNIECPENSIEAFRKAIKYGYPIELDVRITKDNQVIVFHDNSLKRLVGIDNIIENSTYDELSKYSLYNDINFNHKIPLLNEVLELVAGSVPLLIEIKNEGDVGSLEENLLKILKNYKGKYAIQSFNPLSLLWFKKQDPDIIIGQLACDIIEDENIWFNTIETLDFISYGFWHIPDKLMNKIKIHNIPLLGWTIKSEEDEKIARQYCDNIIFEGYLPKELGV, from the coding sequence ATGAAAAAAGATTTAAATTGGTTATTAGATAAGCCAATAGCACATAGAGGTTTGCATAATAATAATATAGAATGCCCTGAAAACTCAATAGAAGCATTTAGAAAGGCTATTAAATATGGGTATCCAATAGAGTTAGATGTAAGAATTACAAAAGATAATCAAGTTATTGTTTTTCATGATAATTCTTTAAAAAGATTAGTAGGAATTGATAACATTATTGAGAATAGCACATATGATGAATTAAGCAAGTATAGTTTGTATAATGATATTAATTTTAATCATAAAATACCACTATTAAATGAAGTTTTAGAACTTGTGGCTGGAAGTGTGCCATTATTAATAGAAATTAAAAATGAAGGAGATGTAGGATCTTTAGAAGAAAATTTATTAAAGATTTTAAAAAATTACAAAGGAAAATATGCTATACAATCATTTAATCCATTATCATTACTTTGGTTTAAAAAACAGGATCCCGATATTATCATTGGGCAACTTGCTTGCGATATCATTGAAGATGAAAATATTTGGTTCAATACAATTGAAACTTTAGACTTCATTTCATATGGCTTTTGGCACATACCAGATAAACTTATGAACAAAATTAAAATTCATAATATCCCATTATTGGGTTGGACAATCAAAAGTGAAGAAGATGAAAAAATAGCAAGACAATATTGTGATAATATTATCTTTGAAGGATATTTGCCTAAGGAATTGGGTGTGTAA
- a CDS encoding glycosyl hydrolase — protein MNMDKEVEILLHPKKQMAINNPDENYIEFECTLDTDNEFNLIINYKCLESFSSLLLHINGYCYGDFGLFKNEQHKDINLASIKLNKGTNLIKIERRWGSPVEIKYIKLLSKKNDINIRPNFELSNKKANDECKRLMEYFSNIYSNKIIAGQHTNSAVGPEMAFIKYKTGQMPALRGFDFLSYTSNTITNDMSAHGLIEVEINKGSVEAAIKWNKDYGGIVTFCWHWYAPTGGIDKTFYTKNTDFDVERALITGTKENELLINDIRMIAEQLKRLDDLNIPVLWRPLHEADGRWFWWGAKGPDPYKKLYYLLYDILVNHYKLNNLIWVWNAPQEEWVIDSDYFDIAGVDMYAPQKNYGPLRINYEKICELTSYKKPVTLSENGPIPDPEILLDTKTYWLWFMPWFGDFVLSENFSTFEHLKYVYNHENVITLDKFDLFRK, from the coding sequence ATGAATATGGATAAAGAAGTTGAGATTTTGTTACATCCAAAAAAACAAATGGCAATTAATAATCCAGATGAAAACTATATTGAGTTTGAATGTACATTAGACACTGATAATGAGTTTAACTTAATTATTAACTATAAATGCCTTGAATCATTTTCAAGCCTACTTTTACATATTAATGGTTATTGCTATGGGGATTTTGGATTGTTTAAAAATGAACAACACAAAGATATAAATTTAGCTTCAATAAAACTAAATAAAGGTACAAATTTAATTAAAATTGAAAGAAGATGGGGAAGTCCAGTTGAAATAAAATATATTAAACTTCTATCAAAGAAAAATGATATAAATATTAGACCAAACTTTGAACTTTCAAATAAAAAGGCTAATGACGAATGTAAAAGACTAATGGAATATTTTTCTAATATATATTCTAATAAGATAATTGCAGGGCAGCACACCAATTCTGCAGTAGGGCCTGAAATGGCATTTATTAAATATAAAACTGGTCAAATGCCTGCACTTAGGGGTTTTGATTTTTTAAGTTATACTTCAAATACAATAACAAATGATATGAGTGCTCATGGGTTAATTGAGGTTGAAATAAATAAAGGTTCTGTCGAGGCTGCAATAAAATGGAATAAAGATTATGGGGGAATAGTAACATTTTGCTGGCATTGGTATGCACCAACAGGAGGGATTGACAAGACATTTTATACAAAGAATACCGATTTTGATGTAGAAAGAGCACTTATTACTGGGACAAAAGAAAATGAACTTTTAATCAATGATATACGAATGATTGCTGAACAGTTAAAACGTCTTGATGACTTAAATATACCAGTTTTATGGAGACCTTTACATGAAGCTGATGGTAGATGGTTCTGGTGGGGAGCTAAAGGGCCAGATCCTTATAAAAAGCTTTACTATTTATTATATGATATACTTGTAAACCATTATAAACTTAACAATCTCATTTGGGTTTGGAATGCACCTCAAGAAGAATGGGTAATTGATAGTGATTATTTTGATATAGCAGGTGTTGATATGTATGCACCTCAAAAGAATTATGGACCATTAAGAATAAACTATGAAAAGATATGTGAACTCACAAGTTACAAAAAACCAGTAACATTATCAGAAAATGGACCTATTCCTGATCCAGAGATACTATTGGATACTAAAACATACTGGCTCTGGTTTATGCCATGGTTTGGTGATTTTGTTTTGTCAGAAAATTTCAGCACATTTGAACATTTAAAATATGTATACAACCACGAGAATGTTATTACATTAGATAAGTTTGATCTATTTAGGAAATAA
- a CDS encoding Gfo/Idh/MocA family protein, translating into MKNVKVGIIGTGFIGPAHIEALRRLGFVDIIALADINLEVAKQKADLFNIKKYYGDYKKLLEDNEIQSVHICTPNFLHYEIAKNSLLAGKHVICEKPLAISIEEGKELVEIARREKLVNVVNFNLRFYPLIHHLKKMIDNDELGNILAINGSYLQDWLLYDTDFNWRLLKEYSGNSRAVADIGSHWMDLIEFVTGVKIKSVFADFATFHTKRKKPIKESETFAGKIENLSGYEEIEITTEDYATVLLRFTNGAHGSLTVNQAAAGRKNRLYFEIYGSKKGVAWNSERPNQLWIGERDNHNGILMKDPSLVDKYAREIISYPGGHIEGFPDTIKQMFGKVYKYILNESYLKNEKEDFPTFYDGLREIYVCEAILQSAKNNVWIHI; encoded by the coding sequence ATGAAAAATGTGAAAGTAGGTATTATTGGCACAGGATTTATTGGACCAGCACATATTGAGGCATTAAGAAGACTTGGATTTGTTGATATAATTGCATTAGCTGATATAAATCTTGAAGTAGCTAAGCAAAAAGCTGATTTATTTAACATAAAAAAATATTATGGTGATTATAAAAAACTTCTGGAAGATAATGAAATACAATCAGTTCATATATGCACACCAAACTTTCTTCATTATGAGATAGCAAAAAATTCATTATTAGCAGGAAAGCATGTAATATGTGAAAAACCTCTTGCAATCTCAATAGAAGAAGGCAAAGAACTTGTTGAAATTGCAAGGAGAGAGAAATTAGTTAATGTAGTTAATTTTAATTTAAGATTCTATCCACTTATTCATCATCTTAAAAAAATGATTGATAATGATGAATTAGGCAATATCCTTGCTATAAATGGGTCATATCTTCAAGATTGGTTGCTTTATGATACAGATTTCAATTGGAGGTTACTCAAAGAATATAGTGGTAACTCAAGAGCTGTTGCAGATATTGGTTCACATTGGATGGATTTAATTGAGTTTGTAACTGGTGTCAAAATAAAATCTGTATTTGCTGATTTTGCAACATTTCATACAAAAAGAAAAAAGCCAATTAAAGAAAGTGAGACATTTGCCGGAAAAATAGAGAATTTATCAGGATATGAAGAAATTGAAATAACAACAGAAGATTATGCAACAGTATTATTAAGATTTACAAATGGTGCTCATGGTTCTTTAACAGTAAATCAAGCAGCAGCAGGTAGAAAAAATAGACTTTACTTCGAAATATATGGCTCTAAAAAAGGTGTTGCTTGGAATTCTGAAAGACCAAACCAGCTTTGGATAGGTGAACGTGATAACCATAATGGAATATTAATGAAAGATCCATCTTTAGTGGACAAATATGCAAGAGAAATAATAAGTTACCCTGGTGGTCATATTGAGGGTTTCCCTGATACAATAAAGCAAATGTTTGGAAAGGTTTATAAGTATATTTTGAATGAAAGCTATCTTAAAAATGAAAAAGAAGATTTTCCAACATTTTATGATGGACTTAGAGAAATTTATGTATGTGAAGCAATTCTCCAATCTGCTAAAAATAACGTATGGATACATATATAG
- a CDS encoding AraC family transcriptional regulator, whose amino-acid sequence MSDYPVCFDDIRDLNNNKVKTCFCTYQEDPGYFIPHRHNYIEFMYVLKGEGFETINSKRHVLKPGTMSVVLPYQVHKIEYDSKNPLCIYVGAIAFEALFAPNALFFDIAKLLLDYGEEIPLAHQFNKNEMEKIELIFSELLTYSNNYDIWSELIKKAKIIEVITIFDKSRRQEKENVIKSDTLNVNPEYWNIVYYLHQHYNEDVSLKKLSNIYHLSQSYISQIFKKLVGTNFHNFLNEIRILNACALLTSTDKPITDIALEVGFDSYSTFARVFQKYKLTSAHEFRKNNQK is encoded by the coding sequence TTGTCTGACTATCCTGTTTGTTTTGATGATATAAGAGACTTGAATAATAATAAGGTAAAAACCTGCTTTTGTACTTATCAAGAAGATCCAGGCTATTTCATTCCTCATAGGCACAACTACATTGAGTTTATGTATGTTTTGAAGGGTGAAGGATTTGAAACAATTAACTCAAAAAGGCATGTATTAAAACCAGGAACAATGTCTGTTGTACTTCCTTATCAGGTTCACAAAATTGAGTATGATAGCAAAAATCCATTATGTATATATGTTGGTGCAATAGCATTTGAAGCTCTTTTCGCCCCAAACGCTTTATTTTTTGACATAGCAAAACTTTTACTTGATTATGGAGAGGAAATCCCTTTAGCACATCAATTTAATAAAAATGAAATGGAAAAAATAGAGTTAATTTTTTCTGAGCTTTTGACTTATTCTAATAACTATGATATTTGGAGTGAACTTATTAAAAAAGCTAAGATTATCGAAGTAATAACCATTTTCGATAAATCCCGAAGACAAGAAAAAGAAAATGTAATAAAAAGTGATACATTAAACGTAAATCCAGAATATTGGAATATTGTTTACTACCTTCACCAACATTACAACGAGGATGTTAGTCTAAAAAAATTATCTAATATATATCACTTAAGTCAGTCATACATAAGCCAAATATTTAAGAAACTTGTTGGAACTAATTTTCATAATTTTTTAAATGAAATAAGGATATTAAATGCATGTGCATTATTAACTTCAACAGATAAACCAATAACAGATATTGCACTTGAAGTTGGGTTTGATTCATATTCTACATTTGCACGAGTTTTTCAGAAGTATAAATTAACAAGTGCCCATGAATTTAGAAAAAATAATCAAAAATAA
- a CDS encoding substrate-binding domain-containing protein yields MRRLNLKRVISFVTIFAFILTLCIFYTPFKAQSASTAKSKATKKYKIGLSFPAADHGWLAAVIVYAEQQAKELGVDYILTTADNPNKQTNDIEDLIAQKVDAIVMLPIESDPMTPVAKRVKKAGIPLVVFDRELNSQDVTITIRGDNKGIGLNAGKYIASVLGGKGNVVEITGVPSSVTTLRSQGFREAIKKYPNIKIISSQSGMFQKEKSLTVMENILQAQPKIDAVYTQDDEMALGVLQAIKEAKRTDIKVITGAGGAKDAYKLIKENKTPFKATFTYSPIMVKEAVKWAYKILNGEKVKQKVITLPAEKIDKTNVNKVYNPKAPY; encoded by the coding sequence ATGAGAAGGCTAAATCTTAAAAGGGTCATTTCATTTGTAACAATCTTTGCATTTATTTTAACATTATGTATCTTCTATACTCCATTTAAAGCACAAAGTGCAAGTACAGCAAAATCTAAAGCAACAAAGAAATATAAAATTGGTTTATCCTTTCCTGCTGCTGACCATGGATGGCTTGCTGCTGTAATAGTTTATGCAGAACAGCAAGCAAAAGAACTTGGTGTAGATTATATTCTTACAACTGCAGATAATCCAAATAAACAAACAAATGATATTGAAGATTTAATAGCTCAAAAAGTTGACGCAATAGTTATGCTTCCTATCGAATCTGACCCAATGACACCAGTTGCAAAAAGAGTTAAAAAAGCTGGTATTCCACTTGTAGTATTTGATAGAGAGTTAAATAGCCAAGATGTTACTATTACAATTCGTGGTGATAACAAAGGTATTGGATTAAATGCTGGTAAATATATTGCTTCTGTATTAGGTGGAAAAGGAAATGTTGTTGAAATAACTGGTGTTCCAAGCTCTGTTACAACACTTAGAAGTCAAGGGTTTAGAGAAGCAATAAAAAAATATCCTAATATAAAGATTATATCAAGTCAATCTGGCATGTTCCAAAAAGAAAAATCATTAACTGTAATGGAAAATATACTACAGGCTCAGCCTAAAATTGATGCTGTATATACACAAGATGATGAAATGGCATTAGGAGTTTTACAAGCTATTAAAGAAGCAAAAAGAACAGACATTAAAGTAATAACTGGTGCTGGTGGTGCAAAAGATGCATATAAGCTTATTAAGGAGAATAAAACTCCATTTAAAGCAACATTCACATATTCTCCAATAATGGTTAAAGAGGCTGTTAAATGGGCTTATAAGATATTAAATGGCGAAAAGGTAAAACAAAAAGTAATTACATTACCAGCTGAGAAAATAGATAAAACAAACGTTAATAAAGTATATAACCCTAAGGCACCATATTAA
- a CDS encoding ABC transporter permease: MKDAKKIIQDYSILIGFILLCIIASLASNVFLTPQNIINILRQSSIIGVISIGMTFVILAGGIDLSVGSSLALIGGISLITQNSTNSVALGIITSILLGILIGIFNGAISTYGKIPPFVVTLGSMAIARSLILYIANGGSISGNLERFEAFANSYFFFIPTPVIIFVLITLIGFFVLEQTPFGRYVYAIGGNERAARLSAINTSLMKVIIYSICGLSVSIASLIETSRLNSISASSSGVSYELDAIAAVIIGGTSLSGGKGKVIGTFIGAILLATINNIMNLINVSPYLQGLVKGIIIIIVALLQKKTSNE; encoded by the coding sequence ATGAAAGATGCTAAAAAGATAATACAAGATTACAGTATATTAATAGGATTTATTTTATTATGTATCATCGCTTCTTTAGCTTCTAATGTTTTTTTGACACCTCAAAACATAATTAATATTTTAAGACAATCCTCAATTATTGGTGTTATATCAATTGGTATGACTTTTGTAATATTAGCTGGTGGGATAGACCTTTCTGTTGGATCAAGTTTAGCTCTTATAGGTGGGATATCATTAATCACACAAAATTCCACAAATAGTGTTGCATTAGGTATTATAACAAGTATTCTATTGGGGATATTAATTGGAATTTTTAATGGTGCTATATCTACTTATGGTAAAATACCACCATTTGTTGTTACATTAGGTTCAATGGCAATAGCACGTTCATTAATTCTCTACATAGCTAATGGTGGTAGTATCTCGGGTAATTTAGAGAGATTTGAAGCATTTGCTAATAGTTATTTCTTTTTTATTCCAACTCCTGTAATCATTTTTGTATTAATCACATTAATAGGATTTTTTGTTCTTGAGCAAACACCATTTGGCAGATATGTTTATGCAATAGGAGGTAACGAAAGAGCTGCAAGGCTTTCTGCTATAAATACTAGTCTGATGAAAGTTATTATTTATTCAATATGTGGACTAAGTGTATCCATTGCATCATTGATTGAAACATCAAGGCTTAATTCTATTTCAGCATCAAGCTCTGGAGTAAGCTATGAACTTGATGCTATTGCTGCAGTAATTATAGGTGGAACTTCATTATCAGGAGGAAAAGGAAAGGTAATTGGAACATTTATAGGAGCTATTTTATTAGCAACAATTAATAATATTATGAATTTGATAAACGTATCACCATATCTTCAGGGCCTTGTAAAGGGAATAATTATAATTATTGTTGCTTTACTACAGAAGAAAACAAGTAATGAATAA